In Desulfosudis oleivorans Hxd3, the DNA window GGCCCGGGTGGTTCGCGTGGGAGGCCAGGGGCCTTTTCGCCGCCGCATCATGGAGATGGGCATCGTGCAGGGTACGGACCTGCACGTGGAAAAATACGCGCCTCTCAAAGACCCCCTTGAAATTCTGGTCAAGGGTTACCATGTATCGCTTCGCGTGGAAGAGGCGGCCCTGATAACCGTGGAAAAAATACCGGACAACGGGTAGCCCGTGATGGAAAAAAAGCGATTCACCATAGCACTGGCCGGCAATCCCAACTCCGGCAAAACCACCATCTTCAACAGCCTTACCGGCACCCGCCAGAAGGTGGGCAACTGGTCCGGTGTCACCGTTGAAAAAAAAGAGGGCCTGATTTACCGGCGGGGTTACGAGATTCAGCTTGTGGATCTGCCCGGCACCTACAGCCTCACTCCCTTTTCCATTGAAGAGATCGTTGCCCGGGACTTCATCATCGACGAAGCGCCGGACGTGGTCATCACCATTATTGACGCCTCCAACCTGGAGCGCAGCCTCTATCTTGCCACCCAGGTGCGGGAGCTGGACTGCAAGGTTCTTTTTGCCTTAAACATGGCCGACCTGGCCCGGGCCAAGGGCATGACCATTGACGCGGACACGCTTTCCCGGCTTCTGGACGTGACCGTGGCCTTTACCGTGGGTAATAAAAATGACGGAGTGGAGACCCTTCTGGACCTGGCCATCGACCTGGCCGAGTCGGGAAAGATCACCGTGCCGGAGCGGCGGGTGAAATACAACCGGGACGCGGAAGCGGCCATCTCCCGAATTCGGGAAAAAATCGAACAGGCCGGCCCACCC includes these proteins:
- a CDS encoding FeoA family protein, translated to MLLSQLKEGESARVVRVGGQGPFRRRIMEMGIVQGTDLHVEKYAPLKDPLEILVKGYHVSLRVEEAALITVEKIPDNG